A DNA window from Acidobacteriota bacterium contains the following coding sequences:
- the pruA gene encoding L-glutamate gamma-semialdehyde dehydrogenase, whose amino-acid sequence MNNSVFSFSEPRHEPVNDFAPGSVSRSSLKRELDRMASTVVDIPLIIGGREVRTGRTRDVVMPCDHGHVLARCHQAGEAEVRMAIDAALAAHEAWATLSWIERASVVLRAAELLSGPYRYTIGAATMLGQGKSAYQAEIDAVCEVVDYLRHNVYFASQIYSDQPHSAPEELNRMEYRPLEGFVLTVTPFNFTAIASNLNTSVALMGNTTVWKPATTSILSSYVLMQVFMEAGFPPGVINFVPGQGSLVGQLALAHPMFAGLHFTGSNATFNSLWRTVAGHLGTYRSYPRIVGETGGKGFVFVHRSANAQEVATALVRGAFEYQGQKCSAASRAYIPASLWPEVQRRMSEMLARVKTGDVRDFTNFVNAVSDEAAFNNIMSYIERARTSSEAKIILGGDGDKSKGFYVQPTVIQALNPKFVTMAEEVFGPVLTIYVYEDEKYLEALRLCDTTSPYALTGAIFSNDRYAYIEACRVLRYAAGNFYLNDKPTGAMVGRQPFGGARGSGTNDKAGGPLNLLRWTSPRTIKETFVPAKDFEYPFMREA is encoded by the coding sequence ATGAACAACAGCGTATTCAGTTTTTCGGAGCCCCGGCATGAGCCCGTTAACGACTTCGCGCCGGGTTCGGTCAGCCGCTCGTCCTTGAAACGGGAGCTGGATCGGATGGCCAGCACCGTCGTCGACATACCGTTGATCATCGGTGGTCGTGAAGTCCGCACGGGCCGGACGCGCGACGTGGTGATGCCCTGCGACCACGGTCACGTGCTCGCGCGTTGCCACCAGGCCGGCGAGGCCGAAGTGCGGATGGCGATCGACGCCGCCCTTGCCGCTCACGAGGCCTGGGCAACCCTGTCGTGGATCGAGCGCGCCTCGGTCGTCTTGCGAGCCGCGGAGCTGCTGTCTGGCCCCTACCGGTACACGATCGGCGCGGCGACGATGCTCGGCCAGGGGAAGAGCGCGTATCAGGCGGAGATCGACGCCGTGTGCGAGGTCGTCGACTATCTCCGGCACAACGTGTACTTCGCCTCGCAGATCTACTCCGATCAGCCGCACTCCGCTCCCGAGGAACTGAACCGGATGGAGTACCGGCCGCTCGAGGGCTTTGTCCTCACCGTCACCCCATTCAACTTCACGGCCATTGCATCGAATCTGAATACATCGGTGGCCTTGATGGGCAATACGACGGTCTGGAAACCGGCGACCACGTCAATCCTGTCCAGTTACGTCCTGATGCAGGTGTTCATGGAAGCCGGCTTCCCGCCGGGCGTCATCAACTTCGTCCCAGGCCAGGGATCCCTCGTCGGCCAACTGGCCCTCGCGCATCCGATGTTCGCCGGGCTGCACTTCACCGGTTCGAACGCCACCTTCAACTCGCTGTGGCGAACGGTGGCTGGACACCTCGGCACCTACAGGAGCTATCCGCGCATTGTCGGCGAGACGGGAGGCAAGGGCTTCGTGTTCGTGCACCGTTCGGCGAATGCCCAGGAGGTCGCTACGGCCCTGGTGCGCGGCGCCTTCGAATATCAGGGGCAGAAGTGCTCGGCCGCTTCGCGCGCCTACATCCCGGCGTCCCTGTGGCCGGAGGTGCAGCGCCGGATGAGCGAGATGCTCGCACGCGTCAAGACGGGCGATGTCCGGGACTTTACAAACTTCGTGAACGCGGTGAGTGACGAAGCCGCGTTCAACAACATCATGAGCTACATCGAGCGGGCACGAACCTCGAGCGAGGCAAAGATCATCCTGGGCGGCGACGGTGACAAATCGAAGGGGTTCTATGTCCAGCCCACAGTCATCCAGGCGCTGAACCCCAAGTTCGTGACGATGGCGGAGGAGGTCTTCGGCCCGGTGCTCACGATCTACGTGTACGAGGATGAGAAGTACCTCGAGGCCCTGCGACTGTGCGATACCACGTCGCCGTACGCCCTCACCGGGGCGATCTTCTCGAACGATCGGTACGCCTACATCGAGGCGTGCCGCGTGCTTCGGTATGCGGCCGGCAATTTCTACCTCAACGACAAGCCGACCGGAGCCATGGTGGGTCGCCAGCCGTTTGGCGGCGCGAGAGGATCAGGCACCAATGACAAGGCAGGGGGGCCGCTCAACCTGCTGCGGTGGACGAGTCCCCGCACGATCAAGGAGACGTTCGTGCCGGCGAAGGACTTTGAGTATCCGTTCATGCGCGAAGCCTGA
- a CDS encoding ABC transporter substrate-binding protein, protein MRASAAALAAAVFAVLPAGCSRPTPSPPGIIRVAIVSSPNNLDPRIGTDEVSQRVHQLIYDQLFRIDDQLRVAPGLATGWTQPDATTYMVQLRRGVRFHDGHELTSADVAYTFNSFLDPAFASPRKGAYRLLKSVRAVDRYVVEFVLQEPFGSFPVNLVMPIVPDGAGSALKNQPIGTGPYRFVRHVADDYVELAAFDAYFEGAPRNKGLLLRVVPDDMMRGLELQQGSADLVVNDLAPDLVHQFRSSPTLRVVTSAGTDYAYVGINLRDPVLRDRRVRQALCHAIDRQAIVDYLRRGLALPASGVLPPMSWAFEPGVRQYGFDPARAMALLDEAGYRDPDGDGPRSRLALTLKVSSTEFNRLQSSVIQESLRRVGIALDVRSYEFATLYSDVLRGNFQLFTLQWVGVSDPDMLRRVFHSKQMPPIGFNRGFFSNAAVDDLIDRATRSIDDTERRELYGDVQRLVAEEAPYVSLWYKTNAVVAQSNLQGIDIGPAADFRFLRNVWRGASNPPAR, encoded by the coding sequence ATGAGGGCAAGCGCCGCGGCCCTGGCCGCCGCCGTCTTCGCCGTCCTGCCCGCCGGCTGCAGCCGCCCGACTCCGTCTCCCCCAGGAATCATCCGCGTTGCCATCGTCAGTTCGCCGAACAACCTGGATCCACGTATCGGCACCGACGAGGTGTCGCAGCGCGTGCACCAGTTGATCTACGACCAGCTGTTCCGCATTGACGACCAGCTCCGTGTGGCGCCGGGGCTGGCGACGGGCTGGACTCAACCCGATGCGACGACTTACATGGTGCAGTTGAGGCGGGGCGTGCGTTTCCACGACGGCCACGAGCTTACCTCGGCGGATGTCGCCTACACGTTCAACAGCTTCCTCGATCCGGCGTTCGCGTCACCACGCAAAGGGGCCTATCGCCTGCTGAAGAGCGTCCGCGCGGTCGATCGCTACGTCGTGGAATTCGTGCTGCAGGAACCGTTTGGGTCGTTCCCGGTCAATCTCGTTATGCCGATCGTTCCCGATGGCGCCGGCAGTGCCCTCAAGAACCAGCCCATCGGGACCGGTCCCTATCGGTTCGTCCGCCACGTGGCCGACGACTATGTCGAGCTGGCGGCCTTCGATGCGTACTTCGAGGGCGCGCCTCGCAACAAGGGACTCCTGTTGCGGGTGGTCCCTGACGACATGATGCGCGGCCTGGAATTACAGCAGGGGTCGGCCGACCTGGTGGTAAACGATCTCGCCCCCGATCTGGTTCATCAGTTTCGATCGAGCCCCACGCTCCGCGTCGTGACGTCAGCGGGCACCGACTACGCGTACGTCGGCATCAACCTCCGGGATCCCGTGCTTCGCGACCGGCGGGTCAGGCAGGCCCTCTGTCACGCCATCGACAGACAGGCCATCGTCGACTACTTGCGCCGGGGCCTCGCGCTGCCGGCCTCGGGGGTCCTGCCGCCCATGTCGTGGGCCTTCGAACCGGGCGTTCGGCAGTACGGCTTTGATCCCGCCCGGGCCATGGCGCTGCTCGACGAAGCCGGCTATCGCGATCCCGATGGCGACGGACCGCGCTCCCGCCTGGCGCTGACGTTGAAGGTGTCGTCCACCGAATTCAATCGCCTGCAGTCTTCGGTGATCCAGGAAAGCCTGCGCCGCGTCGGAATCGCCCTCGACGTCCGGTCGTACGAGTTTGCGACGCTCTACAGCGACGTCCTGCGCGGAAACTTCCAGTTGTTCACCCTGCAGTGGGTTGGCGTCTCCGATCCCGACATGCTGCGGCGCGTGTTCCACTCGAAACAGATGCCGCCAATCGGATTCAATCGCGGGTTCTTCTCGAATGCTGCCGTCGATGATCTGATTGACCGGGCGACCAGGTCGATCGACGATACCGAGCGCCGCGAGCTGTACGGCGATGTTCAGAGGCTGGTGGCCGAAGAGGCACCCTACGTCAGTCTCTGGTATAAGACCAACGCCGTCGTCGCCCAGTCGAACCTGCAGGGCATCGACATCGGGCCGGCGGCCGACTTTCGGTTTCTCCGTAACGTCTGGCGCGGTGCCAGCAACCCGCCGGCGCGGTGA
- the mutS gene encoding DNA mismatch repair protein MutS: MATASPAMRQYLDAKRQYPDAIVFFRMGDFYEMFYEDALTASRALDLTLTSRSKDAGGGNIPMCGVPFHAAESYLARLVKKGFRVAICEQVEDPRKAKGLVRREVVRVVSPGTFAEAGYLDARESAFLLAVAPPSLAPAGPTPAPIAPRGAAGLPSAGVSVTGAALLDLSTGEFMAAEYAGRDGLQQLADEIAVLRPREILLAAGVDAAAILPQSVLSGGAITRIDDWLFDHDTARRTLLAQLRTHALDGFGLEPHPAAVRAAGALVHHLQDTQKAELTHVRSITFKEHADRLVLDPLTIKHLEITDSLDGGKTGSLLHEIDRTVSPMGARLLRAWLLRPLLSLERIRDRLDAVEDFAFRTTDRGKFRDALHAVQDLERLVSRAALGTAGPRDLVALKTSLAVVPRVRALLEGFQAPFISSLVAQLDDVPEVRNAIEETLVDEPPVLARDGGCIRDGVDEELDRLRLISRSGKQIIAEMEQAERTRTGIASLKVRYNRVFGYYIEISKSNLHAVPADYQRKQTIAGGERFVTPALKDYEEKVLGADERTLEREIEMFEALRAQVAAEAPRIQDTARAVATLDVLAALADVAALHNFVKPHVHDGDGLSIVEGRHPVVERYSVDPFVPNDTALDASTRQLVILTGPNMGGKSTYLRQIALICLMAQAGSFVPAREASLGLVDRIFARVGASDNIARGQSTFMVEMQETANILHSATSRSLVILDEIGRGTSTFDGLSIAWAVAEHLATTSRARPKTVFATHYHELTDLADAVPGVVNAHVAAREWKDDIVFLRKVVPGRSDRSYGIQVARLAGLPAEVIARARSILGGLEQDAVARGGRPSATSAGADPRQQLGLFETPTPADALAKRLRELDVDRLTPLEALTLIADLKRELEA; the protein is encoded by the coding sequence CTGGCCACCGCCAGCCCCGCGATGCGGCAGTACCTGGACGCCAAGCGTCAGTACCCCGATGCCATCGTGTTCTTCCGCATGGGTGACTTTTACGAAATGTTCTATGAGGACGCGCTGACCGCGTCTCGAGCCCTCGACCTGACGCTGACCTCCCGTTCGAAGGACGCCGGGGGCGGCAACATCCCGATGTGTGGCGTGCCCTTTCACGCGGCCGAGTCGTACCTGGCGCGGCTCGTGAAGAAGGGCTTCCGCGTGGCGATCTGCGAACAGGTTGAGGACCCGCGCAAGGCGAAGGGCCTCGTGCGGCGCGAGGTGGTCCGCGTCGTGTCCCCCGGCACGTTTGCGGAGGCAGGCTATCTCGACGCTCGCGAGTCCGCCTTTCTGCTTGCCGTGGCGCCCCCCTCGCTTGCCCCGGCAGGGCCGACGCCGGCCCCAATCGCGCCGCGAGGCGCGGCCGGTTTGCCTTCCGCCGGCGTGTCGGTGACCGGCGCAGCGCTGCTCGATCTGTCGACCGGCGAGTTCATGGCGGCCGAGTACGCCGGGCGGGACGGTCTTCAGCAACTCGCCGACGAGATCGCCGTCTTGCGTCCCAGGGAGATTCTGCTCGCAGCCGGCGTCGATGCTGCCGCGATTCTGCCCCAGTCCGTCTTGTCGGGCGGGGCCATCACCCGGATTGACGACTGGCTGTTCGATCACGACACCGCCCGGCGCACGCTGCTCGCGCAGCTTCGCACGCACGCGCTCGACGGCTTCGGTCTCGAGCCTCATCCAGCCGCCGTGCGGGCCGCCGGCGCGCTCGTGCATCACCTGCAGGATACGCAGAAGGCCGAACTCACGCACGTCCGCAGCATCACGTTCAAGGAACATGCCGACCGGCTCGTCCTCGATCCGCTGACGATCAAGCATCTCGAAATCACCGATTCGCTCGACGGCGGAAAGACGGGTTCGCTGCTCCACGAGATCGATCGGACCGTCTCCCCGATGGGGGCTCGTCTGCTTCGGGCGTGGCTCCTGCGCCCGCTGCTCTCGCTGGAGCGGATTCGAGATCGGCTGGACGCAGTGGAGGATTTCGCGTTCCGAACGACCGATCGGGGCAAGTTCCGCGATGCCCTCCACGCGGTTCAGGACCTCGAACGCCTCGTGTCACGGGCGGCCCTCGGCACGGCGGGCCCCCGCGACCTGGTTGCCCTCAAGACATCGCTAGCCGTCGTGCCCCGTGTACGCGCGCTGTTGGAGGGATTTCAGGCTCCGTTCATCTCCAGCCTGGTCGCGCAGCTGGATGATGTCCCGGAGGTCCGGAACGCGATTGAGGAGACGCTGGTCGACGAACCGCCGGTTCTGGCCCGCGACGGCGGCTGCATACGGGACGGGGTCGACGAAGAGCTGGACCGGCTGCGCCTCATCTCGCGGTCTGGCAAGCAGATCATTGCCGAGATGGAGCAGGCGGAGCGAACACGCACGGGTATCGCCTCGCTCAAGGTGCGTTACAACCGTGTCTTTGGCTATTACATCGAGATCTCGAAATCGAACCTGCACGCGGTCCCGGCCGACTATCAGCGCAAACAGACGATTGCCGGCGGCGAGCGGTTCGTCACGCCCGCGCTCAAGGACTACGAAGAGAAGGTCCTGGGAGCGGACGAACGGACGCTGGAGCGGGAAATCGAGATGTTCGAGGCCCTGCGCGCCCAGGTGGCCGCCGAGGCGCCGCGCATTCAGGACACCGCGCGCGCTGTGGCGACCCTCGACGTGCTGGCCGCCCTGGCTGACGTCGCCGCGCTCCACAACTTCGTCAAGCCTCACGTGCATGACGGCGACGGCCTCTCGATTGTCGAGGGCCGGCACCCGGTGGTCGAGCGTTACTCGGTCGATCCGTTCGTGCCGAACGACACGGCGCTCGATGCGTCGACCCGCCAGCTCGTGATCCTGACGGGGCCGAACATGGGCGGAAAATCCACGTACCTCCGGCAGATTGCCCTCATCTGCCTGATGGCGCAGGCGGGCTCGTTTGTCCCCGCCCGCGAGGCCAGCCTCGGTCTGGTGGACCGGATCTTTGCGCGTGTCGGTGCGTCGGACAACATCGCGCGCGGCCAGTCGACCTTCATGGTGGAAATGCAGGAGACGGCCAACATCCTCCATTCCGCCACGTCCCGCAGCCTCGTCATCCTCGACGAGATCGGGCGCGGCACGTCGACATTCGACGGATTGAGCATCGCCTGGGCCGTCGCCGAGCATCTGGCCACCACCAGCCGGGCGCGTCCAAAGACCGTGTTCGCCACCCACTATCACGAACTGACGGATCTGGCCGACGCGGTGCCCGGCGTCGTCAATGCCCACGTCGCGGCGCGCGAATGGAAAGACGACATCGTGTTCCTGCGCAAGGTGGTGCCGGGACGGTCTGACCGCAGCTATGGCATCCAGGTGGCGAGACTGGCCGGACTGCCGGCCGAGGTCATCGCGCGGGCACGGAGCATTCTCGGCGGGCTCGAGCAGGATGCCGTCGCCCGCGGCGGACGGCCGTCCGCGACGAGCGCGGGGGCGGATCCCCGGCAGCAGCTGGGGCTCTTCGAAACACCCACGCCCGCCGACGCCCTCGCCAAGCGACTGCGCGAACTTGACGTCGATCGGCTGACGCCCCTTGAGGCGTTGACCCTGATCGCCGACCTGAAGCGGGAACTCGAGGCATGA
- a CDS encoding N-acetyltransferase produces the protein MNEPQVETLTGEQDLVGVMEVDQSSFATPWTRDMYEAELRNAGTSCIAVLRIPECRVAGYCSYWLVVDEVHINNVAVRVEFRRRGFGRTLVEHVLHEGFCSKCGTATPQHDNSTRVLGLQRLGRGAATTANRSTTPWSSPEISRTLNQIRILEHALTLW, from the coding sequence ATGAACGAGCCGCAGGTCGAGACCTTAACTGGCGAGCAAGACCTTGTCGGAGTGATGGAGGTCGACCAATCGAGTTTTGCCACGCCGTGGACGCGGGACATGTACGAGGCAGAACTCAGGAACGCCGGCACCTCGTGCATCGCTGTCCTGCGGATCCCGGAGTGCCGAGTCGCTGGGTACTGCTCGTACTGGCTGGTGGTCGACGAAGTGCACATCAACAACGTCGCCGTCAGGGTCGAATTCCGGCGCCGGGGTTTCGGCCGGACGCTCGTCGAACACGTGCTCCACGAAGGGTTCTGCTCGAAGTGCGGAACGGCAACGCCGCAGCACGACAACTCTACGAGAGTCTTGGGTTTACAGCGATTGGGGCGCGGCGCGGCTACTACAGCGAACCGGTCGACGACGCCCTGGTCCTCGCCAGAAATATCCAGAACATTGAATCAAATCCGAATACTTGAACACGCTCTGACCTTGTGGTAA
- a CDS encoding tetratricopeptide repeat protein yields MKRTERHHLKENEFVEWLLGARTWYEANRNVVIFGGIAVIVVVLGVVGTLVVRQNSASTASRMLAEAMTISEAPVMPPTAGEPGKPSVQAPGTYPTDKARLEAALPKLMAVADAYPSLEPGVMARYRAAAALVAVGRTAEGIERYREVVAKEKGIYQVMSKLGIADAQLATKQFEPALASLKELAQQAAPEVPLDGVLMQLARGYQLAGKGDEARKTFRRVTDEFPQSPYAQIARREIEGQDTAQAATR; encoded by the coding sequence ATGAAGCGAACTGAACGGCATCACCTGAAGGAAAACGAATTCGTCGAGTGGCTGCTCGGCGCCAGGACGTGGTACGAAGCGAACCGGAACGTCGTCATCTTCGGCGGCATCGCGGTGATTGTCGTGGTGCTCGGCGTTGTGGGGACGCTCGTCGTTCGCCAGAACAGCGCCTCGACCGCGAGCCGGATGCTGGCGGAGGCGATGACGATATCCGAGGCGCCCGTGATGCCTCCGACGGCGGGGGAGCCGGGCAAGCCCTCGGTGCAGGCGCCTGGAACGTATCCCACCGACAAGGCGCGGCTCGAAGCGGCGTTGCCGAAACTGATGGCCGTGGCCGACGCGTATCCGAGTCTGGAACCGGGCGTCATGGCGCGCTACCGGGCAGCGGCGGCGCTTGTCGCCGTCGGTCGCACGGCCGAGGGCATCGAACGCTATCGCGAGGTCGTGGCGAAGGAGAAGGGAATCTACCAGGTGATGTCGAAACTGGGCATTGCCGATGCGCAGCTGGCAACGAAGCAGTTCGAGCCCGCGCTGGCGTCGCTCAAGGAACTGGCACAGCAGGCTGCGCCAGAAGTCCCGCTCGACGGCGTGCTGATGCAGTTGGCGCGCGGCTACCAGTTGGCGGGAAAAGGCGACGAGGCACGCAAGACGTTTCGTCGGGTCACCGACGAGTTCCCGCAATCCCCGTACGCGCAGATCGCCAGGCGGGAAATAGAAGGGCAGGACACCGCCCAGGCGGCCACGCGCTGA
- a CDS encoding PEP-CTERM sorting domain-containing protein, translating into MRRLGFVLLGAALLFTLAVPTPAAANPINLALNPSATGLPSPLESDPGWGGGSYPWEIVDGLRTYPVWYHGLALAWDGAQHQVTIALDGMHWFDEVLLWHHGYYPITTPWLQYWGGSAWNPITFTRNLALEDAGGAGSLSDYYYFDPVYGSKVKWTVPAGAQFGGSASHVWLYEFEVYEAEPVPEPASLLLFGSGLVGLAGAARRRMRK; encoded by the coding sequence ATGAGGCGACTCGGATTCGTTCTACTTGGTGCCGCGCTCCTGTTTACGTTGGCGGTCCCAACGCCAGCCGCCGCCAATCCGATCAACTTGGCGCTGAATCCATCCGCGACGGGGCTGCCCAGCCCGCTCGAGTCTGACCCCGGATGGGGAGGGGGGTCGTATCCGTGGGAGATCGTGGACGGTCTCCGAACCTACCCAGTGTGGTACCACGGCCTGGCGTTGGCGTGGGACGGCGCGCAGCATCAGGTGACGATCGCGTTGGATGGTATGCACTGGTTTGACGAGGTGCTCCTTTGGCACCATGGTTACTACCCAATCACGACTCCCTGGCTCCAGTACTGGGGTGGCAGTGCTTGGAACCCCATCACCTTCACGCGAAACCTGGCGTTGGAGGACGCAGGGGGAGCCGGCTCTCTGTCGGACTACTACTATTTCGATCCCGTCTACGGCAGCAAGGTGAAGTGGACCGTGCCGGCGGGAGCCCAGTTTGGGGGATCCGCCAGTCACGTCTGGCTCTACGAGTTCGAGGTCTACGAAGCGGAACCCGTTCCGGAACCCGCCTCGCTGTTGCTGTTCGGCTCGGGGCTGGTCGGACTGGCCGGAGCCGCCCGTCGTCGGATGCGAAAGTAG
- the tsaB gene encoding tRNA (adenosine(37)-N6)-threonylcarbamoyltransferase complex dimerization subunit type 1 TsaB produces MLGHNQRMLVAALDTTTRLGSVAIVADGRVLAALAGDGTRPHAARLPGDLIGLLGQQRLTVSDVDVFAVATGPGSFTGLRIGLAAIQGLAFASGKPVVGVSAFEALAAAVVEDRPDSADAAMAIWLDAQRREVFTAVLRAVGRRDAGGVPEFEYLDDPSVATPSAVLERWMKSAWWGSAMWAGDGVLKYRDILSCGPVPAARVIDPTPLLAPAIGRLAQQRASAGMALPPHTVRPLYVRRSDVELARDRQREHGA; encoded by the coding sequence ATGCTGGGGCACAATCAGAGGATGCTGGTGGCCGCTCTCGATACAACAACCCGCCTGGGCAGCGTGGCGATCGTCGCCGACGGCCGCGTGCTGGCCGCGCTCGCGGGCGATGGCACTCGTCCGCACGCCGCCAGACTGCCAGGGGATCTGATCGGGCTGCTCGGCCAACAGCGCCTGACCGTGTCTGACGTCGACGTGTTTGCCGTGGCGACGGGCCCCGGCTCGTTTACGGGCCTTCGAATTGGCCTGGCCGCGATCCAGGGGCTTGCCTTTGCCAGCGGCAAACCGGTGGTCGGCGTGTCGGCATTCGAGGCGCTGGCCGCGGCGGTGGTAGAGGATCGGCCGGATTCAGCCGATGCTGCCATGGCCATCTGGCTCGATGCCCAGCGTCGCGAGGTGTTCACGGCGGTGCTGCGAGCGGTTGGACGGCGTGACGCCGGGGGCGTGCCGGAATTCGAGTACCTGGACGATCCCTCGGTGGCGACGCCGTCCGCCGTTCTCGAACGCTGGATGAAGAGCGCCTGGTGGGGAAGTGCGATGTGGGCGGGCGACGGCGTCCTGAAGTACCGGGACATTCTGTCCTGCGGCCCCGTCCCGGCGGCGCGCGTCATCGATCCGACGCCGCTGCTTGCACCCGCAATCGGACGGCTGGCCCAGCAGCGGGCGTCAGCCGGAATGGCCCTGCCTCCGCACACTGTCAGGCCGCTCTATGTGCGCCGGTCGGACGTGGAGCTCGCACGCGATCGCCAACGGGAACACGGCGCATGA
- a CDS encoding tyrosine-type recombinase/integrase, whose translation MLTAAKTKTRRDRRIPISSRLKAILEMRVFDPNGQPFPADKYVFGNVVGQKLLSIKRAWMTAVLKANGVEATYNDVANLSPESRAAFAKINLHVHDLRREAGSRWLEGGVPLHTVRDWLGHTSIAQTSTYLSGTQQTQHDAMKAFDARLQPLATGAGSGDHNRSQSDQGAIETTNEIAVGPDPVIN comes from the coding sequence GTGCTGACCGCTGCAAAGACAAAGACGCGGCGAGATCGGCGGATTCCGATTTCGTCACGCCTCAAAGCGATCTTGGAAATGCGCGTCTTCGATCCGAACGGCCAGCCGTTCCCGGCCGACAAGTACGTCTTCGGGAATGTCGTCGGTCAGAAACTCTTGAGCATCAAGCGGGCCTGGATGACGGCCGTCCTGAAGGCGAACGGCGTCGAGGCCACCTACAACGACGTGGCCAACCTCTCGCCCGAGAGCCGAGCGGCCTTCGCGAAGATCAACTTGCACGTTCACGATCTGCGAAGAGAAGCGGGCAGCCGGTGGCTCGAAGGCGGCGTGCCCCTACACACGGTTCGAGACTGGCTCGGGCACACCTCGATCGCGCAGACCAGCACCTACCTCAGCGGGACGCAGCAGACGCAGCACGACGCGATGAAGGCGTTCGACGCCCGCTTGCAACCGCTTGCAACGGGTGCCGGATCAGGCGATCACAATCGGTCCCAATCGGACCAGGGCGCGATCGAAACGACCAATGAAATCGCGGTCGGACCCGATCCGGTGATCAATTGA
- a CDS encoding YdcH family protein, translated as MTADAQDLTSTLLQNDDEFRQLSTRHKELEHRLSELAHKPYLSEPEHVEEATIKKRKLQLKDRMEDITRRFRRQGDAEALTA; from the coding sequence ATGACGGCAGACGCACAGGACCTGACGTCCACCCTGCTCCAGAATGACGATGAGTTCCGCCAACTCTCCACAAGACACAAGGAACTGGAACATCGTCTTTCTGAACTCGCTCACAAGCCCTACCTTTCCGAACCCGAACATGTCGAAGAAGCCACGATCAAGAAGAGGAAGCTCCAGCTGAAGGACAGGATGGAAGACATCACCCGGCGGTTTCGGAGACAGGGAGACGCCGAGGCGCTGACGGCCTAG
- the speB gene encoding agmatinase yields MTPNLPYHAGLPFTFCALEQGADAFDRAKAVVLPIPFERTTSFVAGTKNGPREIISASSQVELYDEELGSEIADVGICTLPAMELPFARTEEAFAEIRRTASWLAASDKFFVALGGEHALTAPLVAGVAEQHAGLSVLHIDAHADLRESYMGDPHSHASAMRRVLEHAPAVQVAIRNLSAPEAQALPSLNTTIFYDWNMRNDPRWMERAVEKLSPKVYVTIDCDGLDPAIMPAVGTPEPGGLSWPELLALLRLVMTRRTVVACDVVELCPLPGIVAPNFLAARLVYKLIGYRFLSR; encoded by the coding sequence ATGACTCCGAACCTTCCCTACCACGCTGGCCTGCCGTTCACGTTCTGCGCGCTCGAGCAGGGGGCCGACGCCTTCGATCGTGCCAAGGCCGTGGTCCTGCCCATCCCGTTCGAGCGGACGACGTCGTTTGTGGCGGGCACGAAGAACGGACCGCGCGAGATCATCTCCGCGTCGAGCCAGGTCGAGCTGTACGACGAGGAACTCGGAAGCGAGATTGCCGATGTCGGCATCTGCACGTTGCCCGCGATGGAACTTCCCTTTGCTCGCACCGAGGAGGCGTTCGCCGAGATCCGGCGCACCGCCTCTTGGCTCGCGGCCTCGGACAAGTTCTTCGTGGCTCTCGGCGGCGAACACGCGCTGACCGCTCCGCTGGTGGCGGGCGTCGCCGAGCAGCATGCCGGCCTCAGCGTCCTGCATATCGACGCGCACGCCGATTTGCGCGAGAGCTACATGGGTGATCCGCACAGCCACGCCAGCGCGATGCGCCGGGTACTTGAACACGCGCCGGCTGTCCAGGTGGCCATCCGGAATCTGTCGGCACCGGAGGCGCAGGCACTTCCCTCGCTCAACACGACGATCTTTTACGACTGGAATATGCGCAATGATCCGCGCTGGATGGAACGCGCGGTCGAGAAACTCAGCCCGAAAGTCTACGTCACGATCGACTGCGACGGTCTCGACCCCGCCATCATGCCGGCCGTGGGCACGCCAGAGCCAGGCGGATTGAGCTGGCCGGAACTGCTGGCGCTTCTGAGGCTCGTGATGACGCGGCGCACGGTGGTGGCCTGCGATGTGGTCGAACTCTGCCCGCTTCCAGGCATCGTGGCGCCCAACTTTCTCGCCGCGCGCCTGGTCTACAAGCTGATCGGCTATCGATTCCTGTCACGCTGA